The proteins below come from a single Solea solea chromosome 6, fSolSol10.1, whole genome shotgun sequence genomic window:
- the mkrn2 gene encoding E3 ubiquitin-protein ligase makorin-2 produces the protein MSTKQVTCRYFLHGVCREGSRCLFSHDLNNSKPSTICKFYQRGTCAYGERCRYDHVKLSNRGGGGGASEIPGGEGGGAGGGASIRGGVKKNLVLRDRGMPVDRSFGAPPDSVWSDAAAASPQTYVDAIRTGLDGSVKDQVIPPVAGASQDLPQLCPYAAAGQCFYGDNCTYLHGDLCDVCRRQVLHPHDPEQRRMHEKMCLLLFEADMEKAFAAQLSQDKVCSICMELVVQKINPSERRFGILSSCCHTFCLSCIRRWRCTRNFSNVIVKSCPECRVISEFVIPSIYWVEDQDEKDHLIELFKSGVSKKACKYFDQGRGSCPFGGKCLYLHAFPDGTRAEPERPRKQLSSEGGVRFMNNVRLWDFIEEREQRSAPPLPSLDDDITELRELFMQMSGPSHEDLEAPPAPDQ, from the exons gtaCTTCCTACATGGTGTTTGCAGAGAAGGAAGtcgctgtttgttttctcatgacCTGAACAACAGCAAACCTTCAACCATCTGTAAGTTCTACCAGAGAGGAACATGTGCTTATGGAGAACgctgcag GTACGACCATGTCAAACTTTCAAAcagaggaggtgggggaggagcTTCAGAGATTccaggaggtgaaggagggggAGCTGGGGGTGGGGCGTCAATCAGAGGCGGAGTGAAGAAGAACCTGGTCCTCAGAGACAGGG GTATGCCTGTGGACAGGAGCTTTGGCGCTCCACCTGACAGTGTGTGGTCAGACGCTGCCGCCGCCTCTCCTCAGACTTACGTGGACGCCATCAGGACGGGCCTGGACGGCTCAGTCAAAGACCAAG TTATTCCCCCAGTGGCCGGGGCTTCCCAGGACCTCCCCCAGCTGTGTCCTTATGCTGCTGCAGGACAGTGTTTCTATGGAGACAATTGTACTTATCTCCATGGCGACCTGTGTGACGTGTGCAGGCGACAGGTGCTCCACCCCCACGACCCCGAGCAGAGGAGGATGCAcgagaag ATGTGTCTCCTGCTCTTTGAAGCAGACATGGAGAAGGCCTTTGCAGCTCAGTTGAGTCAGGATAAG GTTTGCTCCATCTGTATGGAGCTGGTGGTGCAGAAGATAAACCCGTCAGAGCGGAGGTTCGGGATCTTGTCGTCCTGCTGCCACACCTTCTGCTTGTCCTGCATCAGGAGGTGGCGCTGCACCAGGAACTTCAGCAATGTCATTGTCAA GTCTTGTCCCGAGTGTCGTGTCATCTCGGAGTTTGTCATTCCTTCCATCTACTGGGTCGAGGACCAGGACGAAAAGGATCACCTCATTGAACTCTTCAAATCCGGAGTCAG tAAGAAGGCGTGTAAGTACTTCGACCAGGGTCGCGGTTCGTGTCCATTCGGAGGGAAGTGTTTGTATCTTCATGCTTTTCCGGACGGAACCCGAGCAGAACCGGAGCGGCCGCGGAAACAGCTGAGCAGCGAGGGCGGTGTGCGG ttcatGAACAACGTTCGTTTGTGGGACTTCATCGAGGAGCGTGAGCAGCGCTCGGCCCCGCCCCTTCCCTCCCTGGACGATGACATCACAGAGCTGAGGGAGCTCTTCATGCAGATGTCGGGTCCGAGCCACGAAGACCTGGAGGCCCCGCCCGCTCCGGACCAGTAG